Proteins found in one Mycoplasma ovis str. Michigan genomic segment:
- a CDS encoding F0F1 ATP synthase subunit gamma, with protein MSTATLLVAKKIKDMQFILKVTEALKLISSAKLRNYRQIAQKSHEYCLGIKFLFKKFYSSYEHDYRLTNKQFWLAEKINKKIILLVVIGTDLALCGRFNKQIIDYIKSHFSTQILLVVFGKKLTGLLSNTEFKKRIIKSYSSELSFNEYSDKVEEISSELLREYVNRGCGYLQILHKSLNKPFKLKKLLPFTADYFGKVEKSIRYETHEYKLDTSNCVVEMFPTFFERTLQISLVESKIAEHNLRKDVMSNAVKAAEEKLQEYQILYRKMKQSSITQEISEITAAIKCKN; from the coding sequence ATGTCTACAGCCACATTATTAGTTGCTAAAAAAATTAAGGATATGCAATTTATCCTTAAGGTGACTGAAGCATTAAAGCTTATTTCTTCAGCAAAATTAAGAAATTACAGGCAAATAGCTCAAAAAAGTCATGAATATTGTTTGGGAATCAAATTTCTATTCAAAAAGTTTTATTCTAGTTATGAACATGACTACAGATTAACTAACAAGCAATTTTGATTGGCAGAAAAAATTAATAAAAAAATTATTCTCTTAGTAGTCATTGGGACTGATCTAGCACTTTGTGGTAGATTCAATAAGCAAATAATTGACTACATAAAGAGTCATTTTTCTACTCAAATTCTCTTAGTAGTATTTGGAAAAAAGTTAACTGGTTTACTCTCAAATACTGAATTCAAAAAAAGAATAATCAAGTCTTATAGTTCGGAGCTTTCTTTTAATGAATACTCTGACAAAGTAGAGGAAATTTCTAGTGAACTACTAAGGGAATATGTAAATAGAGGTTGCGGATATCTTCAAATACTTCACAAATCTTTAAATAAACCTTTTAAGTTGAAGAAACTATTACCTTTTACTGCAGATTACTTTGGTAAAGTAGAAAAATCCATTAGATATGAAACTCACGAATATAAATTAGACACTTCCAATTGTGTAGTAGAGATGTTTCCAACTTTTTTTGAGAGAACTCTTCAAATATCTCTGGTTGAATCTAAGATTGCTGAACACAATCTCAGAAAGGATGTTATGAGTAACGCAGTTAAGGCTGCAGAAGAAAAACTACAAGAATATCAAATACTTTACAGAAAAATGAAACAATCCAGTATTACTCAAGAAATTTCTGAAATTACTGCAGCTATTAAGTGTAAGAATTAA
- the atpA gene encoding F0F1 ATP synthase subunit alpha encodes MSSVRLEEFAESLKRLIQDKEVGLREEGTGKVLSNQDGILSISGLSNCTLNEVILIGPDKIQALVLTLRESSIGAVVLGSYDKVSEGMSAVRTYKTFSAPNGDQLLGRIIDIFGNAIDGLGDIQIDKWSQVEAPAPEVMDRSSVDEPLYTGILAIDAMIPIGKGQRELIIGDRHTGKTSLALEAIVNQKGRNVNCVYVSVGQKNSTLFQLSKELEKIGALSYTCFVVASASDFPALQFLAPFVGVTIAEHWMWEGKDVLIIYDDLTQHAIAYRTLSLLLNFPPGREAFPGDIFYLHSRLLERAGKLSKEHGGGSITALPIIQTQSDDIAAYIPSNVISITDGQLFLKTNLFNSGQRPAIDLTNSVSRVGGAAQETAIKSMTSSLKLFVSQYFELIEFSKFSSDLNEESKRIFAIGERILPILKQAPMKPYGPKDELMLLHLISTKLILEIEKKEWVSEVCELVLTSWRAHGAYNDLSLSEKVNDSLREIMSGIFETEYKHFLATHK; translated from the coding sequence ATGTCTTCAGTTAGACTAGAAGAATTCGCAGAGTCATTAAAGAGATTAATTCAGGATAAGGAAGTAGGACTTAGAGAAGAGGGGACTGGTAAAGTTCTTTCTAATCAAGATGGAATACTTTCTATTTCTGGATTGTCAAATTGCACTTTAAATGAGGTAATTTTAATTGGACCTGATAAGATTCAGGCCCTAGTATTAACCCTTAGAGAAAGTAGTATTGGGGCTGTAGTTTTAGGTAGTTATGACAAAGTTTCTGAAGGGATGAGCGCTGTTAGAACTTATAAAACATTTTCTGCACCTAATGGAGATCAATTATTGGGGAGAATAATTGATATATTCGGGAATGCTATTGATGGATTGGGAGATATTCAAATAGATAAATGGTCTCAAGTTGAAGCCCCTGCTCCAGAAGTTATGGATAGAAGTTCTGTGGATGAACCCCTTTACACCGGAATATTGGCAATTGATGCCATGATTCCAATTGGAAAGGGACAAAGAGAATTGATTATCGGGGACAGACATACAGGAAAAACTTCTTTGGCCCTAGAAGCTATTGTTAATCAAAAAGGTAGAAATGTTAACTGTGTTTATGTTTCAGTAGGGCAAAAGAACTCAACTTTATTCCAACTATCTAAAGAGCTAGAGAAGATTGGAGCTTTAAGTTACACTTGCTTTGTTGTTGCTAGTGCCTCTGATTTTCCTGCTCTACAATTCTTAGCCCCATTTGTTGGAGTTACAATTGCAGAACATTGAATGTGAGAGGGAAAAGATGTACTAATTATTTATGATGACTTAACTCAACACGCAATTGCATATAGAACCCTTTCTCTATTATTGAACTTTCCCCCGGGTAGAGAGGCTTTCCCGGGAGATATTTTCTACTTACATAGCCGATTATTGGAAAGAGCTGGAAAACTTTCTAAGGAACACGGAGGAGGATCAATAACGGCCCTTCCAATAATTCAAACTCAATCAGATGACATTGCGGCTTATATTCCTAGTAATGTAATTTCCATTACTGACGGACAATTATTTTTGAAGACTAATCTTTTCAATTCTGGTCAAAGACCAGCTATTGACTTGACTAATTCAGTGTCTCGGGTTGGTGGAGCTGCGCAGGAAACAGCAATTAAAAGTATGACAAGCTCTCTCAAGCTTTTTGTCTCACAATATTTCGAGCTAATTGAGTTTTCTAAATTCTCTTCAGACCTGAACGAAGAATCTAAAAGAATCTTCGCAATAGGAGAAAGAATTCTCCCAATACTAAAGCAAGCTCCAATGAAGCCCTATGGACCTAAAGATGAGTTAATGTTGCTCCACTTAATCTCAACTAAATTAATACTTGAGATAGAAAAGAAGGAATGAGTTTCAGAAGTTTGTGAGTTGGTATTAACTTCCTGAAGGGCACACGGGGCTTATAACGATCTTTCTTTATCTGAGAAGGTTAATGACAGCTTAAGGGAAATTATGAGTGGTATATTTGAAACAGAATACAAACATTTCTTAGCGACACATAAATAG
- the atpH gene encoding ATP synthase F1 subunit delta, protein MSFSDGNKEREKIIKFSTALLSCYSTRLDFVRLLDETNVLLSFFKSYPEFLTYLASPLFTKDHKERFLKELIRLFAFKQRYLASTILLLIQFYLIKYLSFFLENLIYRLELQLNQKNVKVYSSHKLTKTKQDKLEASLRKKFGKAVSVEYLISSEMIAGIKVEYDDTILECSLSKKLANIKEKLSTMF, encoded by the coding sequence ATGAGTTTCTCTGACGGAAATAAAGAAAGAGAAAAAATAATTAAGTTCTCTACCGCCCTTTTATCTTGTTATTCAACAAGATTGGATTTTGTGAGACTTTTAGATGAAACAAATGTTCTATTATCTTTTTTTAAGTCTTATCCAGAATTTTTAACTTATTTGGCCTCCCCTTTGTTCACAAAGGATCACAAAGAGCGATTTTTAAAAGAATTAATTAGATTATTTGCTTTTAAGCAAAGGTATCTTGCTTCTACTATCTTGCTTTTAATTCAGTTCTATCTAATTAAGTATCTATCCTTTTTCTTGGAAAACTTAATTTATAGATTAGAACTACAACTTAATCAAAAGAATGTAAAAGTTTATAGTTCACATAAATTAACTAAGACTAAGCAAGATAAGCTGGAAGCTAGCTTAAGAAAAAAATTTGGAAAAGCAGTCTCAGTAGAATATTTAATTTCTAGTGAGATGATTGCAGGAATTAAAGTGGAATACGATGATACTATACTAGAGTGCTCGCTCTCCAAAAAACTAGCTAACATTAAGGAGAAATTATCCACAATGTTCTAG
- the atpF gene encoding F0F1 ATP synthase subunit B, producing the protein MYISSGNGLTEIKDLVTLFLNGQMGGVIVAHLVSSISVIVFIIYFFWKPTNKFINTQKEKLDKVHIDLSHATKETKKALTDLQKAQQDFVSERKQFLKDRQEKEKSILEQRIQEAEKAKQEIIDEANKRVKLMEEEARKTVNQQIITLSVELAEKLIKGTINQKTQSKIIDGYLEELDTVFKNSMEKDKIEQTINKKS; encoded by the coding sequence AGAAATCAAAGATTTAGTTACATTATTTTTAAACGGACAAATGGGAGGAGTAATTGTAGCTCACCTTGTTTCTTCCATTTCAGTTATTGTTTTCATTATTTATTTCTTTTGAAAGCCAACAAATAAATTCATTAATACACAAAAAGAAAAATTAGATAAAGTTCATATAGATCTTTCACATGCAACTAAAGAAACTAAAAAAGCTTTAACTGATTTACAAAAAGCACAACAAGATTTTGTGTCTGAAAGAAAACAATTTTTAAAAGATAGACAAGAAAAAGAAAAGTCAATACTTGAACAAAGAATTCAAGAGGCTGAAAAGGCCAAACAAGAAATTATTGATGAGGCCAATAAAAGAGTTAAGTTAATGGAAGAGGAGGCCAGAAAAACTGTAAATCAACAAATTATTACTCTTTCAGTTGAATTGGCAGAAAAGCTAATAAAGGGAACAATCAATCAAAAAACCCAGTCAAAAATTATTGATGGTTATCTAGAAGAACTAGATACAGTATTTAAAAACTCTATGGAAAAAGACAAGATTGAGCAAACAATTAACAAAAAGAGTTAG
- a CDS encoding DUF402 domain-containing protein, with product MTQSTPSMIHIHRCDGSLCKSVEGHHCIYESSDFWIFFLPPLIAQQIKELDIPQSNSGKFTRKRKFSMVTNRYPTFWFFWKDHWFNISLTLLPENKHNLLLRISTPPLIEEKAFKYIELDLALSLNSEKGIEFLYNNDYQTNSQKMKYNPQLKKEISKIIREIFQLLKSNWFSKLTEESWINFLWEKVLISTGQSKSEFYREVNSDKKDEEFSDLGVEIGEIN from the coding sequence ATGACTCAATCAACTCCAAGTATGATTCACATTCATAGATGCGATGGTTCTTTATGTAAGTCTGTAGAGGGGCATCATTGCATCTATGAAAGTTCTGATTTCTGAATATTCTTTTTACCTCCTCTAATTGCTCAACAAATAAAAGAATTAGATATTCCTCAATCTAATTCTGGAAAATTCACCAGAAAAAGAAAATTTTCAATGGTTACTAATAGATATCCAACTTTTTGATTCTTCTGAAAAGATCATTGATTTAACATCTCGTTAACTTTACTTCCAGAAAACAAGCACAACCTCTTACTACGAATTTCAACACCTCCACTAATAGAGGAAAAAGCTTTTAAATATATTGAGCTAGACCTAGCTCTATCTCTAAATAGCGAGAAGGGGATTGAGTTTCTATACAACAATGATTATCAAACTAATTCTCAGAAGATGAAATACAACCCACAATTAAAGAAAGAGATTTCAAAAATCATCAGAGAAATTTTTCAATTATTGAAAAGTAATTGGTTTTCAAAATTAACAGAAGAAAGTTGAATTAACTTCTTGTGAGAAAAAGTATTAATCTCTACAGGTCAATCAAAATCAGAGTTTTATAGAGAAGTTAATAGTGATAAAAAGGATGAAGAATTCTCTGATTTAGGAGTTGAAATAGGAGAAATAAATTAA